One region of Novipirellula artificiosorum genomic DNA includes:
- a CDS encoding DUF2924 domain-containing protein — MSSTITRELADLKRMSVGELQNKYVEVFGEATTGRNKIWLQKRIAWRIQANQFGGLTNRAIERASQLANEADLRVTAPKESATKPKPKATSISAPHDDRLPPVGDYIVRVYKGQEYVVTVLQLGFEYEGQTYKTLSAIATEITGQHWNGFRFFNLTKPKVTR; from the coding sequence ATGAGTAGCACGATCACCAGAGAGCTTGCCGATTTGAAACGAATGAGCGTCGGCGAGCTGCAAAACAAGTACGTCGAAGTCTTCGGCGAAGCGACCACGGGAAGGAACAAAATATGGTTGCAAAAACGAATCGCTTGGCGAATCCAGGCCAATCAATTCGGCGGCCTCACCAACCGAGCTATCGAGCGGGCATCGCAGCTCGCCAATGAAGCCGACTTGCGAGTAACCGCGCCAAAAGAATCGGCGACAAAGCCTAAACCAAAAGCGACCTCAATATCAGCCCCACACGACGACCGCCTTCCGCCGGTCGGCGACTATATCGTTCGCGTTTACAAGGGCCAAGAGTACGTCGTCACTGTTCTTCAATTGGGCTTTGAATACGAGGGCCAAACCTACAAAACGCTTTCCGCCATCGCGACGGAAATCACCGGCCAGCATTGGAACGGCTTTCGATTTTTCAACCTCACCAAACCAAAGGTCACCAGATGA
- a CDS encoding DUF4314 domain-containing protein has product MQTKLKVGDRVRLLSMADDPDPIPAGSTGTVVGVYPHGDWTQVDVDWDCGRSLMLSMPPDQVEIVSTKPDQPN; this is encoded by the coding sequence ATGCAAACCAAACTCAAGGTGGGCGATCGCGTGCGGCTGCTTTCGATGGCTGACGATCCCGACCCGATTCCCGCCGGCTCCACCGGAACGGTCGTCGGCGTCTATCCTCACGGCGATTGGACGCAAGTCGATGTCGATTGGGACTGCGGCCGATCGCTGATGCTTTCCATGCCGCCGGACCAGGTGGAGATCGTTTCCACCAAACCTGACCAACCGAACTAA
- a CDS encoding DUF669 domain-containing protein: MATLNFDANQVEPTNSLEPIPAGKYVAVITDSEMKPTKAGTGQYLQLTFEIIEGEFKGRLLWVRLNLDNPNETAVQIAQAELSAICRAAGVMIAKDSQELHSLPMMINVRLKRRIDTGEMHNEIRGYSATAPAPASNPAQASTAPWKR; this comes from the coding sequence ATGGCTACACTCAACTTTGACGCCAACCAAGTCGAACCCACCAACTCGCTCGAACCGATTCCCGCTGGCAAGTACGTTGCCGTGATCACGGACAGCGAAATGAAGCCGACCAAGGCTGGCACCGGACAATATTTGCAACTCACGTTCGAGATCATCGAAGGCGAGTTCAAGGGGCGTCTGTTGTGGGTTCGTTTGAACCTTGACAACCCGAACGAAACCGCCGTGCAAATCGCTCAGGCGGAATTGTCCGCGATCTGCCGTGCCGCGGGTGTGATGATTGCCAAGGACAGTCAAGAACTGCATTCGTTGCCGATGATGATCAACGTTCGCCTAAAACGTCGCATCGACACCGGCGAGATGCATAACGAGATCCGTGGTTACTCCGCAACGGCGCCCGCTCCAGCTTCTAACCCGGCGCAAGCGTCCACCGCGCCTTGGAAACGCTGA
- a CDS encoding DNA modification methylase, protein MQVEMWSLDRIKPYENNPRLNDDAVDAVVHSINEFGFRQPIVVDTDGVIIVGHTRFKAAKKIGLTEVPVHVAKDMEPEAVRAYRIADNRTGENAEWDFDLLPLEMGALQDAGFNCELIGFDADELAKLLHADETQGLTDPDDVPEPPDEAITQSGDIWILGDHRLMCGDSSKPDDLDRLLNGQPIHLIHMDPPYNVSVSPRSKNAIAAGNSTFAGDGKKAKGERKMRAKDRPLANDFISEEEFDRLLLAWFENASRVLVPGGCAYVWGGYANLGNYPGPLKQAKIYMSQAIVWDKQHPVMTRKDFMGAFEICFYGWKEGAGHKYFGPNNATDLWHVKKIPPQQLEHLTGKPAELAVNAMQYSSRRGDNVLDLFGGSGSTLIGAEQTGRKAYLMELDPPYCDVIVDRYQRFTGKPAILERTGESPIPVGKREENMR, encoded by the coding sequence ATGCAGGTCGAAATGTGGTCGCTTGATCGAATCAAGCCTTACGAAAACAATCCGCGTCTGAATGACGATGCTGTTGACGCGGTCGTTCATAGCATCAACGAATTCGGTTTCCGACAACCGATCGTCGTCGACACCGACGGCGTCATCATCGTCGGCCATACGCGGTTCAAAGCCGCCAAGAAGATCGGGCTGACCGAAGTCCCGGTCCACGTCGCAAAAGACATGGAACCCGAAGCGGTCCGAGCCTACCGGATCGCCGACAACCGTACTGGCGAGAATGCAGAGTGGGACTTCGACCTGCTGCCACTCGAAATGGGAGCGTTACAAGACGCAGGTTTTAATTGTGAACTGATCGGTTTCGATGCCGATGAACTCGCCAAATTGCTGCATGCCGACGAGACGCAAGGGCTGACGGATCCCGATGACGTACCCGAACCGCCTGATGAAGCCATCACCCAGTCCGGCGACATTTGGATTCTTGGCGATCACCGATTGATGTGCGGCGATTCGTCAAAACCGGACGACCTGGACCGGCTACTGAATGGACAACCGATCCATTTGATCCACATGGATCCGCCCTATAATGTCAGCGTTTCGCCCCGCAGCAAGAACGCGATCGCTGCCGGCAACAGCACCTTCGCCGGCGATGGCAAGAAGGCCAAAGGTGAGCGAAAGATGCGTGCCAAAGATCGCCCGCTGGCCAACGACTTCATCTCCGAAGAGGAGTTTGACCGGCTCTTGTTGGCTTGGTTCGAAAACGCTTCTCGCGTGCTCGTTCCTGGCGGATGTGCGTATGTGTGGGGAGGCTACGCAAACCTGGGTAACTATCCCGGCCCTCTCAAACAGGCCAAAATTTACATGAGCCAAGCGATTGTTTGGGACAAGCAGCATCCTGTGATGACAAGAAAAGATTTCATGGGCGCGTTTGAAATTTGTTTTTACGGTTGGAAAGAAGGGGCCGGCCACAAGTACTTCGGGCCGAACAACGCCACCGACCTTTGGCACGTCAAGAAGATCCCGCCGCAACAGCTCGAACATCTCACCGGCAAACCGGCGGAACTGGCGGTCAATGCGATGCAGTATTCGTCACGCAGGGGCGACAACGTGCTTGACTTATTCGGCGGCAGTGGATCGACATTGATCGGCGCGGAACAGACTGGTCGGAAAGCATACTTGATGGAACTCGATCCGCCGTACTGCGACGTGATCGTCGACCGCTACCAACGCTTCACCGGCAAACCCGCGATCTTGGAGCGGACCGGCGAATCGCCGATCCCAGTCGGCAAGCGTGAGGAAAATATGCGTTAG
- a CDS encoding winged helix-turn-helix domain-containing protein, producing the protein MKKTEVRIGGEYYANVTNRKVVVRIDAENSSGGWDATNLTTNKKVRIKSAQRLLGSARQTPAVESAEPSTPTRAVKRVKKAKATNVDHGEKKLSCVKAALQVLADSPGPMNAQEMIAAMTEAGLWESPGGKTPHATLYSAILREMKKGDESRFIKTERGRFTARA; encoded by the coding sequence ATGAAGAAAACAGAAGTACGAATCGGTGGCGAATACTACGCGAACGTCACCAACAGGAAGGTGGTTGTTCGGATCGACGCGGAGAATTCCAGCGGCGGCTGGGACGCGACGAACTTGACGACCAATAAAAAAGTGCGGATCAAGTCTGCCCAGCGACTGCTTGGTTCGGCACGACAAACTCCAGCGGTTGAATCGGCAGAGCCATCGACTCCAACGCGTGCGGTGAAGAGGGTTAAGAAAGCGAAAGCTACAAACGTCGACCACGGTGAGAAAAAGCTGTCGTGTGTCAAAGCGGCATTGCAAGTCTTGGCAGATTCGCCCGGACCGATGAACGCTCAAGAAATGATCGCCGCGATGACCGAGGCCGGTTTGTGGGAAAGCCCCGGAGGCAAGACGCCCCACGCCACACTGTACTCGGCGATCCTCCGCGAGATGAAGAAGGGCGACGAAAGCCGGTTTATCAAAACTGAACGTGGTCGGTTCACGGCACGCGCGTAG
- a CDS encoding type II toxin-antitoxin system death-on-curing family toxin translates to MIDGILLLAVDDILESHAFQIRAYGGDDGLRDAGLLESAIAQPQASFGGDFLHVFPFEMAAAYLFHLVMNHPFVDGNKRVGLEAALIFLEINEVAIEATDEELVQLVLDTTSSKVTKQDIANFFESHHVSTD, encoded by the coding sequence ATGATTGATGGCATTCTGTTGCTGGCGGTTGATGATATTCTGGAGTCGCATGCGTTTCAGATTCGAGCGTATGGTGGTGACGATGGCCTGCGAGACGCGGGACTACTTGAGTCTGCGATCGCACAACCACAAGCTTCTTTCGGCGGCGACTTTCTTCATGTGTTTCCATTCGAGATGGCCGCGGCTTACTTGTTTCACTTGGTCATGAACCACCCGTTCGTCGATGGCAACAAACGAGTCGGACTGGAAGCTGCATTAATCTTCTTGGAAATCAACGAGGTTGCAATTGAAGCGACGGATGAGGAACTTGTGCAACTTGTGCTTGATACAACGTCGAGCAAAGTAACGAAGCAAGACATCGCCAACTTCTTTGAGTCACATCACGTCTCAACCGACTAA
- a CDS encoding RusA family crossover junction endodeoxyribonuclease produces the protein MLLVEVPHPPSINHYWRRVGPRTLISKGGREFRRDVCRLLHDMEVRPITGPLSVDVLIHPPDRRRRDIDNVLKVLLDALQHGGAYEDDNQIVDLSIHKRCPVKGGKAIVRIEENDGRLCPQLSPRK, from the coding sequence GTGTTGCTCGTCGAAGTGCCCCACCCTCCCAGTATCAATCATTACTGGCGGCGGGTGGGGCCACGGACGTTGATCAGCAAAGGCGGTCGAGAATTTCGTCGCGACGTTTGCCGTTTGCTTCATGACATGGAGGTCCGCCCCATCACCGGCCCGCTGTCGGTCGATGTGTTGATTCACCCGCCCGATCGTCGCCGTCGTGACATCGACAATGTGCTCAAGGTACTGCTCGATGCACTCCAGCACGGCGGTGCGTACGAAGACGACAACCAAATCGTCGATCTCTCTATCCATAAACGCTGTCCGGTTAAGGGCGGCAAAGCAATCGTCCGAATTGAGGAAAACGATGGTCGCCTTTGCCCACAACTATCGCCCCGCAAATAG
- a CDS encoding DEAD/DEAH box helicase, protein MQLRPYQRAAVNAVYLHLRRFDTNPVVVIPTAGGKTPTIATICDDAVNLWQGRVLILAHVKELLQQAAEKLTAVCPSVNFGVFSAGLGKRQTNGDVIIAGIQSVHHRAEELGHFDMVLVDECHLVPKEGTGMYRRFLADAKRINPNLRVIGFTATPYRLDSGSICDAAGPLHEIAYEVGVMDLILDGYLCRPTAKAAKQKADTSALRVRGGEFIASDTEALMNAEPMVESACDEIIAATVQRNSCLIFAAGVDHAHSIALALKQRGQDCEVVTGQTRQGKRDQTLDDFRNQRCKYLVNVGVLTTGFDAPTIDCVALLRPTMSPGLYYQMIGRGFRLHPGKENCLILDFAGNVMRHGPVDCIEPPTPQHDDRPKAKECPQCGAIVAVAKRECPSCNHEFPVIASPRVISHTSQPASAAVLSEDITEQTHEVQDVLYSVHTKRDAEEDDPKSMCVEYVIGINFHHREYVCFEHTGFARNKAVWWWRERSYEPVPRTAAEAVSLAIRGALAFPEEITIRSIAGEKFDRIVDTKLTEKPCFCLSGMDDDDDEVPF, encoded by the coding sequence ATGCAACTAAGACCCTACCAACGCGCCGCCGTCAACGCGGTCTATCTGCACCTACGTCGCTTCGACACCAACCCCGTCGTTGTCATTCCGACCGCTGGTGGCAAAACGCCAACGATCGCAACGATCTGCGACGATGCGGTAAATCTCTGGCAAGGCCGCGTCTTGATCCTGGCTCACGTCAAGGAACTCTTGCAACAGGCCGCCGAGAAGTTGACCGCTGTTTGCCCGAGCGTCAACTTTGGTGTCTTTTCGGCCGGCCTCGGCAAACGGCAAACCAATGGCGATGTCATCATTGCCGGTATCCAGTCCGTGCATCATCGAGCCGAGGAACTGGGGCACTTTGATATGGTCCTGGTCGACGAGTGCCATCTGGTGCCCAAAGAAGGCACCGGCATGTATCGACGGTTTCTGGCCGATGCCAAGCGAATCAATCCGAACCTACGTGTCATCGGGTTTACCGCGACGCCGTATCGACTGGACAGCGGTTCGATATGCGATGCAGCCGGTCCGTTACACGAGATCGCATATGAAGTCGGTGTCATGGACCTCATTCTAGATGGTTACCTCTGCCGTCCAACCGCTAAGGCAGCCAAACAGAAAGCAGACACCTCGGCGTTGAGGGTTCGCGGTGGTGAATTTATCGCTAGCGATACCGAAGCGTTGATGAACGCCGAACCGATGGTGGAATCCGCGTGTGACGAAATCATCGCGGCAACGGTCCAGCGGAATTCGTGCTTGATCTTCGCAGCGGGCGTCGACCATGCTCATTCGATCGCTCTCGCTTTGAAGCAGCGAGGTCAAGACTGCGAAGTTGTGACTGGCCAAACCAGACAAGGCAAACGAGATCAAACGCTCGACGACTTTCGCAACCAGCGATGCAAGTACCTCGTTAACGTCGGCGTCCTGACCACCGGGTTTGATGCCCCTACGATCGACTGTGTAGCGCTTTTGCGTCCGACGATGTCACCCGGTCTCTACTACCAAATGATCGGCCGCGGCTTTCGTCTGCATCCCGGCAAAGAAAATTGCTTGATTTTGGACTTCGCCGGCAACGTGATGCGTCACGGTCCGGTGGACTGCATCGAACCGCCGACGCCGCAGCACGATGATCGGCCCAAAGCCAAAGAGTGTCCCCAATGTGGAGCCATCGTCGCGGTCGCCAAGCGGGAATGTCCGTCCTGCAACCATGAATTCCCAGTCATTGCATCACCCCGTGTGATCAGTCACACCAGTCAACCTGCATCGGCAGCAGTGTTGTCGGAAGACATCACCGAGCAAACGCACGAGGTCCAAGACGTACTCTACAGCGTTCATACCAAACGCGACGCAGAAGAGGATGATCCGAAGTCGATGTGCGTTGAGTATGTCATCGGCATCAACTTTCATCATCGCGAGTACGTCTGTTTTGAGCACACCGGATTCGCTCGCAACAAAGCGGTTTGGTGGTGGCGAGAACGATCCTACGAACCTGTTCCGCGCACGGCGGCCGAAGCGGTTTCGTTAGCGATCCGCGGGGCGCTCGCGTTCCCCGAGGAGATTACCATTCGCAGTATCGCTGGCGAAAAGTTCGATCGGATCGTCGACACCAAGCTAACTGAAAAACCCTGCTTCTGTCTCTCTGGCATGGATGACGACGATGACGAGGTTCCGTTTTGA
- a CDS encoding AbrB/MazE/SpoVT family DNA-binding domain-containing protein — translation MIKKLVKHGNSWAIVIDRPILDLLKIEPESQVELTTDGRTINIAPYSEADKKTRVRAARTAVNKKHSEAFRKLAE, via the coding sequence ATGATTAAGAAATTGGTGAAGCACGGCAATAGCTGGGCAATCGTGATCGATCGCCCGATTTTGGATCTGTTGAAAATTGAACCGGAATCGCAGGTCGAGCTGACCACGGACGGGCGAACGATTAACATCGCTCCCTATTCCGAGGCTGACAAGAAAACTCGCGTCCGCGCGGCTCGAACAGCTGTCAATAAGAAACACTCCGAGGCATTCAGAAAGTTGGCGGAGTAG
- a CDS encoding AAA family ATPase, whose protein sequence is MTNLLETIQTGRQSKPPRVLLYGVEGIGKAQPLDAKVLTPNGFVPMADISVGDAVIGANGQACEVLGVYPQGTKDVYQVTFRDGSTTRCCDDHLWLTATCNERSKGMAGAVRTLTDIRHSLRYGTHFNHAVPRVAPVQFPAKDLPIDPWLLGMYLGDGHYGHSLMITNPELDIQNRVRNIMAADGDQVVMVDDLHMRLTSPDRSGTQFKATIDTLGLAGRKAEDKFVPTVFLNGSVEQRLELIRGLIDSDGFVTNPGSVEYTTVSPQLSADFCYLVRSLGGSACVKTKRGSYEKDGIRHKCKMAYRIFASFPNEVAPVSSEKHLAKWGSAEWRIHHTIREVTLIGQMECKCIRIDSLDSLYVTDDFIVTHNSTFGSEAPKPIFIQTEDGLDEINCDRFPLATKFDDVVAALKTLAGEKHDYESVVIDSLDWLERLAWDKLCHQYGAESIEKVDGGYARGYTHALSLWREVLDLLGVLRSRGMVIVLIAHSKVERFEDPESSPYDRYSPRLHKHAAALVKEWCDAVLFATRKMRTQSEDGGFNRKRTIAHAIGKDGGERVIRAYGSPTCVAKNRYGIAEELPLSWSAFINAMSTN, encoded by the coding sequence ATGACCAATTTACTCGAAACCATCCAAACCGGCCGCCAATCCAAACCACCGCGTGTCTTACTCTACGGTGTCGAAGGCATTGGAAAAGCACAACCATTGGATGCCAAAGTCTTGACACCTAATGGATTCGTCCCCATGGCTGACATCTCGGTCGGCGATGCCGTGATCGGTGCCAATGGGCAAGCTTGTGAAGTGCTTGGTGTCTATCCGCAGGGCACCAAAGACGTTTACCAAGTTACATTTCGCGATGGATCAACGACCCGGTGCTGTGACGACCATTTGTGGCTGACGGCGACATGTAACGAGCGATCAAAAGGAATGGCTGGTGCGGTTCGCACGCTCACAGATATCCGACATTCGCTTCGTTACGGCACTCATTTCAATCATGCCGTGCCGCGAGTGGCGCCGGTTCAGTTCCCGGCAAAAGACCTGCCGATCGATCCGTGGTTGTTGGGGATGTATTTGGGTGATGGCCATTACGGTCACAGTCTGATGATCACCAACCCTGAACTTGATATCCAAAACCGAGTCCGGAATATCATGGCTGCCGACGGTGATCAAGTAGTCATGGTCGACGATTTGCACATGCGGCTAACCTCACCGGACCGAAGCGGCACGCAATTCAAGGCGACCATTGATACGCTCGGCCTGGCTGGCCGCAAAGCCGAGGACAAATTTGTCCCAACGGTGTTCCTGAACGGTTCCGTCGAACAACGACTGGAACTAATACGGGGACTCATTGACAGCGATGGATTCGTCACAAACCCAGGCTCAGTCGAGTACACCACCGTGAGCCCGCAGCTTAGCGCAGACTTCTGCTATCTGGTTCGATCCCTCGGTGGTTCCGCTTGCGTCAAGACCAAACGTGGGTCGTACGAAAAGGATGGCATCCGGCACAAATGCAAAATGGCCTATCGAATCTTCGCTTCATTTCCAAACGAAGTCGCGCCGGTCTCCAGTGAAAAGCATTTGGCCAAATGGGGCTCGGCGGAGTGGCGAATTCATCACACCATCCGCGAAGTAACGCTGATCGGCCAGATGGAGTGCAAGTGCATTCGTATCGACTCGCTCGATTCGCTTTATGTGACTGACGACTTCATTGTCACGCACAATAGCACATTCGGCAGCGAAGCCCCCAAGCCGATCTTCATTCAAACCGAAGATGGCCTCGACGAGATCAATTGTGATCGTTTTCCGCTGGCGACGAAGTTCGATGACGTCGTCGCAGCCCTGAAAACGCTCGCGGGCGAGAAGCACGATTACGAATCGGTCGTGATCGACTCGCTCGATTGGCTCGAACGTCTTGCGTGGGACAAATTGTGCCATCAATACGGGGCCGAGTCGATTGAGAAGGTCGATGGCGGGTACGCTCGTGGCTATACGCATGCTCTCTCACTATGGCGTGAAGTGCTGGACTTGCTCGGTGTACTTCGTTCCCGCGGCATGGTGATTGTATTGATCGCGCATTCCAAAGTCGAGCGATTCGAGGATCCGGAAAGCTCGCCCTATGACCGTTATTCGCCGCGGCTTCACAAGCACGCTGCAGCCCTCGTCAAGGAATGGTGCGACGCAGTGCTGTTCGCGACTCGCAAGATGCGAACGCAAAGCGAAGACGGTGGTTTCAACCGCAAACGAACCATCGCTCACGCCATCGGCAAAGACGGCGGCGAACGCGTCATCCGTGCTTACGGTTCGCCGACCTGTGTTGCGAAGAACCGCTACGGCATCGCTGAAGAACTGCCTCTGTCCTGGTCGGCGTTCATCAACGCCATGTCGACCAACTGA
- a CDS encoding bifunctional DNA primase/polymerase codes for MTSQANISKLLDAALTLADLGYAVFPCASGTKQPITSHGCNDATKDLDTIEDWWRRSPSANIGVSTNGIFVLDVDVGSHWLLEDPERSMDLAVAPLSLTARGGRQYFFRRPEGVTWKNWNSELAKFVDIKVDGGYVVVPPSVLEGGRRYHWAPTMGLDIGPEDLPLPPQWLVDDLNRLSDGHPSERVTTTEVGGNRIPAGQRNGTLARLGGTMRRAGMSVDEIAAAIQETNRVRCDPPMDRDEVDRIAASVARYEPDQINVATIENHFEQDRRAAEEKLFNIVSSRDLDASQYDMEYLINGILVRGQPSMIAGPKKTLKTNISVDLALSLAEATPFLGKFDVKLSRRVGVMSGESGAATIQETARRVARSKQLRLSDCQGAVWCFDVPQLTNQEHIDAMKRVIEDHALDVLILDPTYLMMLGLGNDAGNLFIVGGLLKSIGELAQETGCTPILCHHLKKSIADPYEPAELENIAWAGFQEFVRQWILLNRRVKYDPERGGHHELWMSVGGSAGHSGLWGVDVQEGTRDDPGGRRWDVNILESNDAYAQRDAQEEQAGEQRKVSRAERKHEKERASLLSALAKFKTGETSRVIREAAGVSGNRFNNLIEELIEDGMARQCEITKANGQKYEGYIISGTELSQ; via the coding sequence TTGACTTCCCAAGCAAATATCTCCAAACTTCTCGACGCCGCGCTCACGCTGGCCGATCTCGGCTACGCGGTATTTCCGTGCGCGTCGGGAACCAAACAACCGATCACGTCGCATGGATGCAACGATGCGACGAAAGACCTGGATACCATCGAGGATTGGTGGCGACGGTCGCCTTCGGCCAATATCGGCGTTTCGACCAACGGCATCTTCGTGCTTGACGTTGACGTCGGTAGCCATTGGTTGCTCGAAGATCCCGAGCGATCGATGGACCTGGCCGTTGCACCTTTGTCGCTAACCGCACGAGGCGGTCGGCAGTACTTCTTCCGCCGTCCCGAAGGCGTCACCTGGAAGAATTGGAACAGTGAGCTGGCCAAGTTCGTCGACATCAAAGTCGATGGAGGCTACGTCGTCGTTCCGCCCTCCGTCCTCGAAGGCGGCCGGCGGTACCACTGGGCACCGACGATGGGACTCGATATCGGTCCCGAAGATCTGCCTTTGCCGCCTCAGTGGCTGGTCGATGATCTCAATCGTCTATCCGACGGCCACCCATCCGAACGTGTCACAACGACCGAGGTTGGCGGTAACCGAATTCCCGCCGGCCAACGCAACGGCACACTGGCCCGCCTGGGCGGCACGATGCGGCGAGCCGGAATGTCGGTCGACGAAATCGCTGCCGCCATTCAGGAAACAAATCGCGTTCGTTGCGATCCGCCGATGGATCGCGACGAGGTCGATCGGATCGCGGCCAGCGTTGCTCGGTACGAGCCTGATCAAATCAACGTGGCGACGATCGAGAATCATTTCGAGCAAGATCGTCGGGCTGCCGAAGAGAAACTGTTCAACATTGTCTCCAGTCGAGATCTCGACGCATCGCAGTACGATATGGAATACCTCATCAACGGTATCCTCGTCCGAGGACAACCGTCGATGATTGCCGGCCCAAAGAAAACGCTCAAAACCAACATTAGTGTCGACTTGGCATTATCGCTCGCCGAAGCGACACCGTTTCTTGGTAAATTCGATGTCAAGCTATCCCGACGTGTCGGTGTGATGTCCGGCGAGTCGGGTGCGGCAACCATCCAGGAAACCGCACGCCGAGTCGCGCGTTCAAAACAGCTTCGTCTCTCGGATTGCCAAGGTGCTGTCTGGTGCTTCGACGTTCCGCAGTTGACCAACCAAGAGCACATCGACGCGATGAAACGCGTGATTGAGGACCATGCACTTGACGTGCTGATCCTCGATCCGACCTACTTGATGATGCTCGGACTAGGCAACGACGCCGGCAACCTGTTCATCGTTGGCGGTCTGCTCAAATCCATTGGCGAGCTGGCGCAAGAGACCGGCTGCACGCCGATCCTGTGCCATCACCTCAAGAAGAGCATCGCCGACCCGTACGAACCTGCGGAACTGGAAAACATCGCCTGGGCTGGCTTTCAAGAGTTCGTCCGTCAATGGATTTTGCTGAACCGACGCGTCAAATACGATCCCGAACGTGGCGGCCATCACGAACTATGGATGAGTGTCGGTGGCTCGGCCGGCCACAGTGGTCTGTGGGGCGTTGATGTGCAGGAGGGAACGCGTGACGACCCCGGCGGTCGACGTTGGGACGTGAACATACTGGAGTCCAACGACGCATATGCACAGCGTGACGCCCAAGAGGAACAGGCAGGCGAACAACGCAAAGTGTCCCGCGCCGAACGCAAGCATGAGAAGGAGCGTGCGTCGCTGCTCAGTGCACTTGCGAAGTTCAAGACCGGTGAGACAAGCCGCGTCATCCGTGAAGCCGCTGGCGTCAGCGGCAACCGTTTCAACAACCTAATCGAGGAACTGATTGAAGATGGAATGGCCCGCCAATGTGAAATCACGAAAGCAAATGGACAAAAATATGAAGGCTATATCATCAGTGGGACTGAACTGTCCCAGTGA